A genomic segment from Diospyros lotus cultivar Yz01 chromosome 5, ASM1463336v1, whole genome shotgun sequence encodes:
- the LOC127802298 gene encoding alanine--tRNA ligase, chloroplastic/mitochondrial isoform X2: MRSRSASVQPITEELINNKSKDLPTSGDSIRQRFLDFYASRGHKVLPSSSLVPDDPTVLLTIAGMLQFKPIFLGKVSRRVPRATTAQRCIRTNDVENVGRTSRHQTFFEMLGNFSFGDYFKKEAIKWAWELSTLEYGLPAERLWISVYEDDDEAFAIWLNEVGVPVERIKRMGDEDNFWTSGVTGPCGPCSEIYYDFHPDRGHLDVDLGDDTRFIEFYNLVFMQYNRMDDGSLEPLKQKNIDTGLGLERVARILQKVPNNYETDLIFPIIERASELANVSYPLADESVKTNLKIIGDHLRAIVYLLSDGVIPSNIGRGYVVRRLIRRAVRTGRLIGVRGDGQGNIEGAFLPIVAKKVIELSTQIDSDVKERAPRILEELKREELRFVQTLERGEKLLEQMLAEASSRAKEKGTVPCLSGKDAFLLYDTYGFPVEITKEVADECGIHIDMHSFNIEMENQRRQSQAAHNAVKLAVGDGADLTENIPDTEFLGYNTLSTHAVVKGLLVNGKPVVKVSEGTDVEVLLNRTPFYAESGGQIGDNGFLFVPEAGNQHEAVIEIKDVQKSLGNIFVHKGTIKEGSIEVGREVEAAVDAKLRQRAKVHHTATHLLQAALKKVIGQETSQAGSLVAFDRLRFDFNFSRPLSDSELIKIEGLINRWIEDATLLETKVMPLTDAKRAGAIAMFGEKYGEQVRVVEVPGVSMELCGGTHVSNTSEIRGFKIISEQGIASGIRRIEAVAGEAFIEYIIARDNYMKQICSTLKVKAEDVPARVEALLEELRMARNEISAVRAKAAVYKASVLADKAVHVGSTQEIRVLVECMDDTDADSLKSAAEYLVDGLLDPAAVVLGSSPGEGKVSLVAAFTPGVVKMGIQAGKFIGPIAKLCGGGGGGRPNFAQAGGRKPENLSSALDTARSQLLSLLTEKAS, translated from the exons ATGAGAAGTAGATCAG CATCAGTGCAACCTATAACTGAGGAACTGATCAATAATAAGTCAAAGGATCTCCCAACAAGTGGGGACTCCATACGCCAAagatttcttgatttttatgCTTCACGAGGCCATAAGGTCCTTCCGAGTTCATCTCTTGTGCCAGATGACCCAACAGTTCTGCTGACAATTGCTGGCATGCTTCAGTTCAAGCCCATATTCCTTGGGAAG GTTTCCAGACGAGTACCCAGGGCCACAACTGCCCAAAGGTGCATACGCACAAATGATGTTGAGAATGTAGGTCGAACATCTAGACACCAAACATTCTTTGAGATGCTTGGAAATTTCAGTTTTGGAGATTACTTCAAGAAGGAAGCAATTAAATGGGCATGGGAGCTTTCAACCCTGGA GTATGGGTTGCCAGCTGAAAGATTATGGATTAGTGTttatgaagatgatgatgaagcaTTTGCAATATGGCTCAATGAG GTTGGCGTTCCTGTGGAGCGTATAAAGAGGATGGGTGATGAAGATAACTTTTGGACCAGTGGAGTGACTGGACCCTGTGGTCCATGCTCTGAGATTTATTATGATTTCCATCCTGATAGAGGACACTTGGATGTT GATCTAGGAGATGATACCAGGTTCATAGAGTTCTACAACCTGGTTTTCATGCAATATAACAGAATGGATGATGGCTCACTTGAACCATTAAAGCAAAAGAATATTGATACTGGGCTTGGTTTGGAGCGTGTGGCTCGCATCCTTCAAAAG GTTCCCAACAATTATGAAACTGACTTAATCTTTCCCATTATAGAGAGGGCATCAGAATTGGCAAATGTCTCATATCCTCTTGCTGATGAGTCTGTGAAAACAAACCTTAAA ATAATTGGTGATCACCTGCGTGCAATTGTTTATCTCTTATCAGATGGAGTCATCCCATCAAATATTGGCAGAGGTTATGTAGTTAGGCGACTAATCAGAAGGGCTGTTCGTACTGGCAGGTTGATTGGTGTAAGGGGAGATGGTCAAGGAAATATCGAAGGAGCATTTTTGCCTATAGTTGCCAAAAAGGTAATTGAATTGAGCACTCAAATAGATTCAGACGTAAAAGAAAGAGCACCCCGCATTCTGGAGGAGTTGAAAAGGGAAGAACTACGTTTTGTACAAACATTGGAGAGAGGGGAAAAACTGCTTGAGCAAATGTTAGCAGAAGCATCATCAAGAGCTAAGGAAAAAGGAACTGTACCTTGCTTGTCTGGCAAGGATGCATTTCTTTTATATGACACATATGGTTTTCCTGTTGAGATAACCAAGGAAGTGGCTGATGAATGTGGCATCCATATAGATATGCACAGTTTTAACATTGAAATGGAAAACCAACGACGTCAGTCTCAGGCTGCCCACAATGCTGTCAAACTTGCAGTTGGAGATGGTGCAGATCTTACTGAAAATATTCCTGACACAGAATTTCTAGGTTATAACACACTTTCCACTCATGCAGTGGTCAAAGGTCTTTTGGTAAATGGGAAACCAGTTGTAAAGGTCTCTGAAGGAACTGACGTAGAAGTTTTGCTTAATAGAACACCATTTTATGCTGAATCAGGTGGTCAAATTGGAGACAATGGTTTTCTCTTTGTTCCTGAAGCTGGAAATCAACATGAAGCTGTTATAGAGATTAAAGATGTCCAAAAATCGCTGGGtaatatttttgttcataagggTACCATCAAGGAAGGAAGCATAGAGGTGGGTCGAGAAGTTGAAGCTGCAGTAGATGCAAAGTTGAGGCAGCGAGCTAAG gTTCATCACACTGCTACTCATTTGCTGCAAGCTGCACTTAAAAAGGTAATAGGGCAGGAAACATCACAAGCTGGATCACTGGTAGCCTTTGACCGTCTTAGATTTGATTTCAACTTCAGCCGGCCACTGTCAGACAGTGAGCTCATCAAGATTGAAGGACTGATCAACAGATGGATTGAGGACGCTACACTTCTTGAAACTAAAGTAATGCCTCTAACTGATGCAAAAAGAGCTGGCGCTATCGCAATGTTTGGAGAAAAATACGGAGAACAG GTTCGTGTTGTAGAGGTTCCAGGAGTATCCATGGAACTCTGTGGTGGCACTCATGTCAGCAATACTTCTGAAATACGTGGCTTCAAGATAATATCAGAACAGGGGATTGCTTCTGGTATCCGGCGTATAGAAGCTGTTGCTGGTGAAGCTTTTATTGAGTATATCATTGCCAGAGATAACTATATGAAACAGATTTGTTCCACTCTCAAA GTGAAAGCTGAAGATGTACCTGCCAGGGTGGAAGCTCTACTGGAGGAATTGCGAATGGCAAGAAACGAAATTTCAGCTGTTCGTGCGAAGGCAGCAGTTTATAAAGCCTCAGTCCTTGCAGACAAGGCAGTCCATGTAGGAAGTACCCAGGAGATCAG GGTGCTGGTTGAGTGCATGGACGATACAGATGCCGACTCACTGAAGAGTGCGGCTGAATATCTGGTGGATGGATTACTGGACCCAGCAGCTGTGGTTTTGGGCTCGAGCCCAGGTGAAGGCAAGGTAAGCTTAGTTGCTGCATTTACACCCGGTGTGGTCAAGATGGGAATTCAAGCTGGGAAATTCATCGGGCCTATAGCAAAGTTGTGCGGTGGAGGAGGGGGTGGCCGGCCTAATTTTGCCCAGGCAGGTGGCCGAAAACCTGAGAATTTGTCGAGTGCCCTTGACACAGCTCGATCGCAGCTTCTTTCGCTTTTAACTGAAAAGGCAAGCTGA
- the LOC127802298 gene encoding alanine--tRNA ligase, chloroplastic/mitochondrial isoform X1 has translation MEGLKLNFSLGSCYVSKPLAPFPTSTSISRFQPTSNLVIPTGCRDQAGFILRTLAFISPTSFPRKHFNIKRVREAHCSMRSRSASVQPITEELINNKSKDLPTSGDSIRQRFLDFYASRGHKVLPSSSLVPDDPTVLLTIAGMLQFKPIFLGKVSRRVPRATTAQRCIRTNDVENVGRTSRHQTFFEMLGNFSFGDYFKKEAIKWAWELSTLEYGLPAERLWISVYEDDDEAFAIWLNEVGVPVERIKRMGDEDNFWTSGVTGPCGPCSEIYYDFHPDRGHLDVDLGDDTRFIEFYNLVFMQYNRMDDGSLEPLKQKNIDTGLGLERVARILQKVPNNYETDLIFPIIERASELANVSYPLADESVKTNLKIIGDHLRAIVYLLSDGVIPSNIGRGYVVRRLIRRAVRTGRLIGVRGDGQGNIEGAFLPIVAKKVIELSTQIDSDVKERAPRILEELKREELRFVQTLERGEKLLEQMLAEASSRAKEKGTVPCLSGKDAFLLYDTYGFPVEITKEVADECGIHIDMHSFNIEMENQRRQSQAAHNAVKLAVGDGADLTENIPDTEFLGYNTLSTHAVVKGLLVNGKPVVKVSEGTDVEVLLNRTPFYAESGGQIGDNGFLFVPEAGNQHEAVIEIKDVQKSLGNIFVHKGTIKEGSIEVGREVEAAVDAKLRQRAKVHHTATHLLQAALKKVIGQETSQAGSLVAFDRLRFDFNFSRPLSDSELIKIEGLINRWIEDATLLETKVMPLTDAKRAGAIAMFGEKYGEQVRVVEVPGVSMELCGGTHVSNTSEIRGFKIISEQGIASGIRRIEAVAGEAFIEYIIARDNYMKQICSTLKVKAEDVPARVEALLEELRMARNEISAVRAKAAVYKASVLADKAVHVGSTQEIRVLVECMDDTDADSLKSAAEYLVDGLLDPAAVVLGSSPGEGKVSLVAAFTPGVVKMGIQAGKFIGPIAKLCGGGGGGRPNFAQAGGRKPENLSSALDTARSQLLSLLTEKAS, from the exons atGGAAGGCTTGAAGCTGAACTTCTCTCTCGGCAGCTGCTATGTCTCGAAGCCTCTTGCCCCCTTTCCTACTTCAACTTCCATCTCAAGATTTCAACCGACATCCAATCTCGTCATCCCTACTG GTTGCAGGGATCAGGCAGGCTTCATCTTAAGAACATTAGCCTTTATTTCTCCAACTAGCTTTCCCCGTAAACATTTCAATATAAAGAGAGTACGGGAAGCACACTGCAGCATGAGAAGTAGATCAG CATCAGTGCAACCTATAACTGAGGAACTGATCAATAATAAGTCAAAGGATCTCCCAACAAGTGGGGACTCCATACGCCAAagatttcttgatttttatgCTTCACGAGGCCATAAGGTCCTTCCGAGTTCATCTCTTGTGCCAGATGACCCAACAGTTCTGCTGACAATTGCTGGCATGCTTCAGTTCAAGCCCATATTCCTTGGGAAG GTTTCCAGACGAGTACCCAGGGCCACAACTGCCCAAAGGTGCATACGCACAAATGATGTTGAGAATGTAGGTCGAACATCTAGACACCAAACATTCTTTGAGATGCTTGGAAATTTCAGTTTTGGAGATTACTTCAAGAAGGAAGCAATTAAATGGGCATGGGAGCTTTCAACCCTGGA GTATGGGTTGCCAGCTGAAAGATTATGGATTAGTGTttatgaagatgatgatgaagcaTTTGCAATATGGCTCAATGAG GTTGGCGTTCCTGTGGAGCGTATAAAGAGGATGGGTGATGAAGATAACTTTTGGACCAGTGGAGTGACTGGACCCTGTGGTCCATGCTCTGAGATTTATTATGATTTCCATCCTGATAGAGGACACTTGGATGTT GATCTAGGAGATGATACCAGGTTCATAGAGTTCTACAACCTGGTTTTCATGCAATATAACAGAATGGATGATGGCTCACTTGAACCATTAAAGCAAAAGAATATTGATACTGGGCTTGGTTTGGAGCGTGTGGCTCGCATCCTTCAAAAG GTTCCCAACAATTATGAAACTGACTTAATCTTTCCCATTATAGAGAGGGCATCAGAATTGGCAAATGTCTCATATCCTCTTGCTGATGAGTCTGTGAAAACAAACCTTAAA ATAATTGGTGATCACCTGCGTGCAATTGTTTATCTCTTATCAGATGGAGTCATCCCATCAAATATTGGCAGAGGTTATGTAGTTAGGCGACTAATCAGAAGGGCTGTTCGTACTGGCAGGTTGATTGGTGTAAGGGGAGATGGTCAAGGAAATATCGAAGGAGCATTTTTGCCTATAGTTGCCAAAAAGGTAATTGAATTGAGCACTCAAATAGATTCAGACGTAAAAGAAAGAGCACCCCGCATTCTGGAGGAGTTGAAAAGGGAAGAACTACGTTTTGTACAAACATTGGAGAGAGGGGAAAAACTGCTTGAGCAAATGTTAGCAGAAGCATCATCAAGAGCTAAGGAAAAAGGAACTGTACCTTGCTTGTCTGGCAAGGATGCATTTCTTTTATATGACACATATGGTTTTCCTGTTGAGATAACCAAGGAAGTGGCTGATGAATGTGGCATCCATATAGATATGCACAGTTTTAACATTGAAATGGAAAACCAACGACGTCAGTCTCAGGCTGCCCACAATGCTGTCAAACTTGCAGTTGGAGATGGTGCAGATCTTACTGAAAATATTCCTGACACAGAATTTCTAGGTTATAACACACTTTCCACTCATGCAGTGGTCAAAGGTCTTTTGGTAAATGGGAAACCAGTTGTAAAGGTCTCTGAAGGAACTGACGTAGAAGTTTTGCTTAATAGAACACCATTTTATGCTGAATCAGGTGGTCAAATTGGAGACAATGGTTTTCTCTTTGTTCCTGAAGCTGGAAATCAACATGAAGCTGTTATAGAGATTAAAGATGTCCAAAAATCGCTGGGtaatatttttgttcataagggTACCATCAAGGAAGGAAGCATAGAGGTGGGTCGAGAAGTTGAAGCTGCAGTAGATGCAAAGTTGAGGCAGCGAGCTAAG gTTCATCACACTGCTACTCATTTGCTGCAAGCTGCACTTAAAAAGGTAATAGGGCAGGAAACATCACAAGCTGGATCACTGGTAGCCTTTGACCGTCTTAGATTTGATTTCAACTTCAGCCGGCCACTGTCAGACAGTGAGCTCATCAAGATTGAAGGACTGATCAACAGATGGATTGAGGACGCTACACTTCTTGAAACTAAAGTAATGCCTCTAACTGATGCAAAAAGAGCTGGCGCTATCGCAATGTTTGGAGAAAAATACGGAGAACAG GTTCGTGTTGTAGAGGTTCCAGGAGTATCCATGGAACTCTGTGGTGGCACTCATGTCAGCAATACTTCTGAAATACGTGGCTTCAAGATAATATCAGAACAGGGGATTGCTTCTGGTATCCGGCGTATAGAAGCTGTTGCTGGTGAAGCTTTTATTGAGTATATCATTGCCAGAGATAACTATATGAAACAGATTTGTTCCACTCTCAAA GTGAAAGCTGAAGATGTACCTGCCAGGGTGGAAGCTCTACTGGAGGAATTGCGAATGGCAAGAAACGAAATTTCAGCTGTTCGTGCGAAGGCAGCAGTTTATAAAGCCTCAGTCCTTGCAGACAAGGCAGTCCATGTAGGAAGTACCCAGGAGATCAG GGTGCTGGTTGAGTGCATGGACGATACAGATGCCGACTCACTGAAGAGTGCGGCTGAATATCTGGTGGATGGATTACTGGACCCAGCAGCTGTGGTTTTGGGCTCGAGCCCAGGTGAAGGCAAGGTAAGCTTAGTTGCTGCATTTACACCCGGTGTGGTCAAGATGGGAATTCAAGCTGGGAAATTCATCGGGCCTATAGCAAAGTTGTGCGGTGGAGGAGGGGGTGGCCGGCCTAATTTTGCCCAGGCAGGTGGCCGAAAACCTGAGAATTTGTCGAGTGCCCTTGACACAGCTCGATCGCAGCTTCTTTCGCTTTTAACTGAAAAGGCAAGCTGA
- the LOC127802199 gene encoding F-box/kelch-repeat protein At3g06240-like: MCYIHAKKAIKLCFGNNVTTYSKGEEKGEILGMIYRNKTTEVIPQRELPEDVIIEILSRLLVKSLMRFRCVCKRWYKLSLSSAFINIHLNNNMDKKKSSIFCSINSDLTTKHYKNFLIRVNGAITSLRVPHINWGSYIVGSSNGLVCISSYQEKYTLWNPATKQFECLPELVYEKKHALWNSNILLSMSGFVFDGKTKDYKIVKIIVRRDKNRDTAQINVFTLSSNSWRTIELNLQFQNQILYSKSIIVNECIYWTEVLLEEETNRSHLCWFDMVDEEFKEIQAPYDICEFTSTLDIYRGSLAMFAFKYPYDKFDMWVMNKHGDGTNYSWRKQLSIGPIAMIAVEPIGLWKEDEDELVVFNTTRYKPKNLFTFHPITREIKKFWGDYPLNQIFPYCDSLVQIPKLN; the protein is encoded by the coding sequence ATGTGTTATATTCATGCAAAGAAAGCGATTAAGTTGTGTTTTGGTAACAATGTAACTACATATTcaaaaggagaagagaaaggagaaaTCCTAGGTATGATCTATCGCAATAAGACAACTGAGGTCATACCACAACGCGAGCTACCAGAAGATGTGATAATTGAAATCCTATCAAGACTACTAGTCAAGTCATTGATGCGATTTAGGTGCGTGTGCAAACGTTGGTATAAACTCTCTCTTTCGTCTGCTTTCATTAATATTCACCTCAACAACAACATGGACAAGAAAAAAAGCTCTATCTTTTGTTCCATAAATAGTGATTTAACCACTAAGCATTACAAAAACTTCCTTATACGCGTTAATGGAGCAATCACTAGTCTACGTGTGCCACATATCAATTGGGGATCATATATTGTGGGTTCTTCTAATGGCTTAGTTTGCATTTCGAGTTATCAAGAGAAATATACATTATGGAACCCAGCAACTAAACAGTTTGAGTGTCTCCCAGAGTTGGTATATGAAAAGAAACATGCATTATGGAACTCGAATATTCTATTATCCATGTCGGGATTTGTTTTTGATGGAAAAACTAAAGATTACAAGATAGTAAAAATCATAGTAAGGCGTGATAAAAACAGAGATACTGCTCAAATTAACGTATTTACATTGAGTAGTAATTCTTGGAGAACAATCGAACTAAATCttcaatttcaaaatcaaatactTTACTCTAAATCAATTATTGTCAATGAATGCATTTATTGGACAGAAGTACTTCTTGAGGAGGAAACAAATCGATCGCACTTATGTTGGTTTGATATGGTTGACGAAGAGTTCAAAGAAATTCAAGCACCATATGATATCTGTGAATTCACAAGCACTCTTGATATATATAGAGGCTCGCTTGCGATGTTTGCTTTTAAGTACCCTTATGATAAGTTCGACATGTGGGTGATGAATAAACATGGTGATGGTACAAATTACTCTTGGAGAAAGCAATTATCTATTGGCCCTATAGCGATGATTGCAGTAGAGCCAATTGGGCTTTGGAAAGAGGATGAGGATGAATTAGTTGTCTTTAATACTACAAGATATAAACCTAAAAACCTATTCACATTTCATCCAATTACTcgagaaattaagaaattttgggGTGATTATCCTCTAAATCAGATATTCCCTTATTGTGACAGTCTTGTTCAGATTcctaagttaaattaa